Sequence from the Rutidosis leptorrhynchoides isolate AG116_Rl617_1_P2 chromosome 3, CSIRO_AGI_Rlap_v1, whole genome shotgun sequence genome:
ACTCGATTTATACATTCATTGACACAAGAACACATGAATACAATCAAAGAATGGGATGTTCTCAAGTGCAGAAGAATGAAACCATAAACATACAGGCTAAAGAGCATCAGCAGAGAGTAAAATGGTTGAAATAAATGTACTAAACACAAAACATTTAAGAAAAAAGGATCATTCATAAAATCTTAAAGATACCAAAAAGAACACAAAACAGCAAGATAATATAGGTGACAAATCTAGGATTAACTGCTCAAAGTCGAACAAAAGAAACCTTCTAATCGAATAAGCTGAATCCCATATCATCATCACTCTCTTCCTTTGGCTCTTCCTGTGTACATTGAACAAAAAAGCAAGTCaatttaacaatttaacaatttaacaatatatatataaacaaaaacaTTATGGAAAATCAAGAAAACGGAAAATTGTACCTTCTTTTCTTCTGCAGCAGGAACGGCTGCAGCTGCACCACCAGTAGCTGCAGGAGCAGCAACAGCCGGTGCACCACCACCGCCGCCGCCAGCGCCAACATTTACGATAAGATCCTCGATGTTTTTCTTCTCTGCAAGTTTAGCAAATAAACTTGGCCAATAGGATTCACATTCGACATTAGCTGCCTTCAATATAGTAGCAATCTTCTCAGCCTGCAGTGACCAGATCATATCATGAAATTAACCATTAAGTAGCATAAGTTCACACCAATGTTTGTAACACACAATATAATCATATTAGCATAAGTTTGTACCGAAGTTTGTAACTGGTAAGGTATCAACATAATATTTGATATATGTTGTGTGTCACAAACGGCATTAATTTAACAAAATGATTTCAAGTAATGCAATCCATCCATTATTAGTCAAATAATGCTTTGCCAGTCTAATAATTTTCATAACAATTATGCAAAAATTCAATCATACAAATCAAACTTAGCTCCTACGATATATGCAAAAGATCCGAAATTATGCTAAAACCTAGTCCTGGTGATCATTTCAATTATAAAACATCTAACATTTTAGTACAACAAGTAAATACATCAATACATATACAAGTCTCTGATATTTATAGAATAATTACTAAATGATAGATATATATGCAATGAAGCTTAACTATAATTATTAAAGgaacaaattataaaataataatcagATATTTATGTGAACACTGAAAAGATAGAAATTACTAACAGTGATAGGGATGCCATCATCAGATAGAATCAAACAAGCGTAAGTGGAAGCAAGTTCTCCGATCGACATTTTATCTCCCTGAAACGAAAAACAAAACCCTAAATATTCAAACACTAATTAACcaaaataattattaaaaactaATAATCAAATGACGGAAATCGTAAGTACCTGAGTGATAAAAATAAAGGTCTTTTTGGATTTGCGTTGAAACCCTAGGATGTAAGAACTCTGCCGCCTGCAATGTTTATGGAGAATAAAACCCTAGCTGAATTTGATTTGTATAGTTGTGATAACATAACATTGTAAGCCTGCGTGAATGGTATAGTTAATGGATTGGGCCTACGTAAAGAGCAATTACTTGGAACAAAAAGCTGTTGTGAATGGGCCATCTAATTTGTTAGGGGTGTATTTttaagacaaaattgctgaaatagttcCTGTGGTTTGTACTAAAATGCTGGTTTCGTTTCTATGTTTTTTTTATGGATTTGGTCCCAGTGGTTTGCAAATGTTGCTAATTTAGTCCCTATTGCTGATGGCCGTTAAAAAATTTTGTTAACTCCAGTCACGtgtcagacatgtgagggtatttttgtccttTCCTTTCTTTATTGACAATATTGGTGAAATCGTCCATGTGGTTTGTAACAAAATTGATGTAATGGTCCCCATAATTTGTAACAAAATTGCTGAAATCTTTATCCCCAATTATTTTGTCTTCCTCACCTTCATCTTTAttaacaaaccctaatttttttcattttcttcAAACACTTCATCACCTATCTTCATCTTCTCCAAATCACAAACCCTAATCAGCACCAAATTAATTTCCATTCTCAACTTTAAATCCAAACTAATTCCAAACTTAAATGTATGGTTCTTGTATAATTTCACAACAAACAATTCCTTCATTCAAAACATTTAAATGAAAATCTCGATTAAAAAAAATAAGGAGTTAGTGTCTGTTTTCAATACAATTAACACATTCACACATAATTACACCAACTAATGTATCATCATTCAATCATCcatctataatattctatctaTAATATTCgtggatatataatatatctataataTTCTATCTATAATACTCaatctaaaccttaaatctaaaccctaaaccctaatttctaaaccctaatttctacacCCTAATTTATGTTTAGAATGAATTGATGCGATAGGACGAAAATACCCTTACTAATATGAGTGAAATAAGTGAAATAACATGGTACTAAGAAAAGCTCGGCATGGAAGTGAAATAAGTGAAATCATGGTGGTATGGGTTCTTTCCTATGTTAAGTTGTCTCTAGAttctttcaatatatatatatatatatatatatatatatatatatatatatatatatatatatatatatatatatatatatatatatatatatatatatatatatatatatatatatatatataattcctatTCAAATGTTACGGCTATATTTTATACATCACATTATTACTTGCAAGATCAACACGATACACTTTCAGTCAACAACCAATGACTATTTATTTTTGTAAATGCCAGCAATCCTAAACAACTTGTATTTGTCCTAGAACCACTGATCAACAAACACCTATCCCTTTGTGACAAAATGTTCACACTATCAAATTCAAATCATACCGTCCTTGATTCCCTTCAAAATTATCTTCTTATTGATGAACATTTAGACATTTCATACGATCATCATAATGATATTTACCAAAACACTAGCACTAATCATCCATGTTTTAACATCGACGACGATTGGAGTTTTCTCGAAAACTCATACCCCGAATCATTCATAAACCATGAAGATGTAACTTATAATCTGACGTCGTTAAGTTCATCTAACTCGAACGATTTTTATAGCCAGAATTTAATTGATCATGTCTCTCCACAAGATGATCAAACTAAACTTCCACTAAATGTTGATGATTTTGAAACATGTAGTTTCTCAGTCAAAAACGACAATGAAATAGTTGAAGTTACTAATACTCCAACCATTTTCACAAATAATTCATGCATGAAAGAAGTTGTAAACAAGCCCGTAAAGCTAGATTTCACAACAGGGAATGTTATTTCATTTAGTGACGAAACATTTTCGTTTGGGAAACAAAATGAGCAATCTTttgtcaccgaaatgaagtatagAGGCGTAAGAAGACGAGTGTGGGGAAAGTTCACAGCTGAAATGAGGAACCCGGAAAAAAAGGGTTCGAGATTATGGCTAGGGACGTACAAAACAGCAGAAGAAGCGGCTATGGCTTATGATAGAGCTGCTTTTAAACTTCGTGGTTCGCATGCTATGCTTAATTTCCCACATATGATCGGTTCACACGATGATCATCAAAATGTTAAAAACAATACATATAAAAAAAGACGCCTAGCGAAGTCACAGTCGTTGTGATCATCTTCCTCATCCTTGTCGGAGTATTAAGTTATTATCAGCAACTAGTTTATAGACCCGTGAAAATGCGGTTTGTGACAGAAATGTTCAAATTATTAAATTATATGTATTACAAGTTCTTTAGTAATGCATTTGCAAGGCCGCAACTGAAAGTTTTGTTGCCCGGTGCGAGATGATAATAAGATGCCCCTATTAAAATTTATGTACTTACTACATGGAGTGTTTGAAACGTTAGTTTATATTGCTCATActcatattaatatcttaacaaatACTCTGTACAGTATAGTGTAACAATTTGAAGAGATAAACTACACTTAaaaatcataatgataatgataattcatATCATAAGTCAAATCTGAGATCGATATATTCAAAAACTAATTCTAATATCAAAACTAAGTTCTTTTCTAGTCGGAATAGTGTGACTTGATACTAGAAAAAGATTATATTtcaaaaatataatataactttTTACTAGATTATTACATACTATGTATAATTTATTTAAGAGGGCATAATAATCATAACTTATTATATCAATAAAGTATAATACTACTTCATAAACAAGAGTTATTTAAATAAAAACTACTCCGTATAATTCTTCTATTTAACGAAATTTAGAAACATCAAATTTGTATAGAAAAATTGTGTAGCTCATTTAATATAACAAAGAATCAAAATAGAAGGGAAAAAAAGAAATATAAAGATAAATAATTTTACTAAGCTAAATATATGAAGTTTTGAAAGTCACGAGATGTCCTCATCATTTTATAATTACCAATTCATTGTTACTTAAAATATTCATATAGTTTCAAAAGATACATATAAATGCATTACCTACTTGTACTGTAAAGTACTGTACACATTTTCTCCCTCCAGGTCACTCCACATTTCTGTTCTTCCTTATTCTCATTCATCTCTCTATCCAATCACTgcaacttgattttttttttttgaagaagaaaaaaatcTGAATGCCATATTGGATGCCTTTTCTTACTTGATGTCCAGTACGATCGCACCCGCGGCCCTACCCCATGCCCGCTCTGAGGAGAGGCCTCATACACCTGGAGTATTATTTCCTCTTCCTCAAACATAATGTTTTGATGATTAAAAATAACTGATTGATCCATGTGTCTAATCAAATCGTTTTCCAAAAATCATTCAAGAGATTTATATATATCCTCTTCCTCTCCTTCAATCAATAATTTCTCCATCAATTATCTTGACGAGGTATGTTTATTTTTTGGTTTTCTTACATGTTTTATACTCTTTGGTTTTAAATGTAAAATTGACAATACCTGTTGTAAAAATGatctatttatattttataatgcaGGTTACTGACTTGAAATTGAAAATGATAAGTCTCGATTTGTTTAGTTTTAGGTTTGTGTTTTAATATTTCTTAGTATAGGGTTTGATTTTGATTGGGTATGTGTTTCAACATATGTGGGTAATGACCCTAAAAGTTCTAATTTTTGTCCTGCGGTTAAGATTTGTACAGGTTTTACACTCGAGTTTTAAGATGGCGACTTCCATTTATTTGTTGTATCGGATATGTCAGGTTCCTCACAAACCTAATATATCCCGAAAGAATGTCAGGTTCCTCATAAACGCTTATTTTCATAAccccccataaaccctaatttattcATTTGTTCGCCATTGAGCTTAATCATTAACTGATTGAATTTATTTGTCAAATTTATAGTTTAGTTATTTATAACTTTTCTTGGGTTGGTGTGTATGATGCAATGACAGTGCTTTTGACAATATTTCTCTCAAATCAACTAAATTCATCATATCTTTGGTTCATCTCATGTaattttttatctttatttttgttTATCTTGAGAATTTATTTATATTGATTGTTGATTTTTCTTTGATATAATTTATGATTTTGATTGCAGGGACTATGTAATGTATCATTTTGGTTATGGTTTTGTTTTGCCTCAATGCTTCAAATAGTGTCATTAACTTCAATTTTGGAAGGCAAGATCTGTAACTTCAATTATTTGCTTTTTTCCTTCCACAATTTGATGAAATTAAACtttgtaattatattttatttgTTTGTAGCTAATGATTATTTTTGATTTTTTGGTTTCGTGTTTGCATTTGTTAGACTCACGGGTTTGATTATGATGCAATTAAATTTGAAGATGTTCTTCAAATGGAAGTAGTTGTCTAATTTTGTTACGTTATGATGCTAATAATTTTTTTGTACTATCAAATCTGTTACCTTATGATTGTAATTTTGATTCCAGGGACTATATTTTATAATGCAGGTTACTGACTTGAAATTGAAAATGATAAGTCTCGATTTGTTTAGGTTTAGGTTTGGGTTTGTGTTTTAATATTTCTTAGTATAGGGTTTGATTTTGATTGGGTATGTGCTTCAACATATGTGGGTAATGACCCTAAAAGTTCTAATTTTTGTTCTGCGGCTAAGATTTGTACAGGTTTTACACTCGAGTTTTTAGATGGCGACTTCCATTTATTTGTTGTATCGGATATGTCAGGTTCCTCACAAACCTAATATATCCCGAAAGAATATCAGGTTCCTCATAAACGCTTATTTTCATAAccccccataaaccctaatttattcATTTGTTCGCCATTGAGCTTAACCATTAACTGATTGAATTTATTTGTCAAATTTATAGTTTAGTTATTTATAAATTTTCTTGGGTTGGTGTGTATGATGCAATGACAGTGCTTTTGACAATATTTCTCTTAAATCAACTAAATTCATCATATCTTTGGTTCATCTCATGTAATTTTTTAACTTTATTTTTGTTTATCTTGAGAATTTATTTATATTGATAGTTGATTTTTCTTCGATATAATTTATGATTTTGATTCCAGGGACTATTTAATGTATCATTTTGGTTATGGTTTTGTTTTGCCTCAATGCTTCAAATAGTGTCATTAACTTCAATTTTGGAAGGCAAGATCTGTAACTTCAATTATTTATTTTTTCCTTCCACAATTTGATGAAATTAAACtttgtaattatattttatttgTTTGTAGCTAATGATTATTTTTGATTTTTTGGTTTCGTGTTTGCATTTGTTAGACTCACGGGTTTGATTATGATGCAATTAAATTTTAAGATGTTCTTCAAATGGAAGTAGTTGTCTAATTTTGTTACGTTATGTTGCTAATAATTTTTTTGTACTATCAAATCTGTTACCTTATGATTGTAATTTTGATTCCAGGGACTATATTTTATAATGCAGGTTACTGACTTGAAATTGAAAATGATAAGTCTCGATTTGTTTAGTTTTGGGTTTGTGTTTTAATATTTCTTAGTATATGGTTTGATTTTGATTGGGTATGTGTTTCAACATATGTGGGTAATGACCCTAAAAGTTCTAATTTTTGTTCTGCGACTAAGATTTGTACAGGTTTTACACTCCAGTTTTAAGATGGCGACTTCCATTTATTTGTTGTATCGGATATGTCAGGTTCCTCACAAACCTAATATATCCCGAAAGAATATCAGGTTCCTCATAAACGCTTATTTTCATAAccccccataaaccctaatttattcATTTGTTCGCCATTGAGCTTAATCATTAACTGATTGAATTTATTTGTCAAATTTATAGTTTAGTTATTTATAACTTTTCTTGGGTTGGTGTGTATGATGCAATGACAGTGCTTTTGACAATATTTCTCTCAAATCAACTAAATTCATCATATCTTTGGTTCATCTCATGTaattttttatctttatttttgttTATCTTGAGAATTTATTTATATTGATAGTTGATTTTTCTTCAATATAATTTATGATTTTGATTCCAGGGACTATGTAATGTATCATTTTGGTTATGGTTTTGTTTTGCCTCAATGCTTCAAATAGTGTCATTAACTTCAATTTTGGAAGGCAAGATCTGTGACTTCAATTATATGCTTTTTTTCCTTCCACAATTTGATGAAATTAAACtttgtaattatattttatttgTTTGTAGCTAATGATTATTTTTGATTTTTTGGTTTCGTGTTTGCATTTGTTAGACTCACGGGTTTGATTATGATGCAATTAAATTTGAAGATGTTCTTCAAATGAAAGTCGTTGTCTAATTTTGTTACGTTATGATGCTAATAATTTTTTTACTATCAAATCTGTTACCTTATGATTGTAATTTTGATTCCAGGGACTATATTTTATAATGCATGTTACTGACTTGAAATTGAAAATGATAAGTCTCGATTTGTTTAGTTTTGGGTTTGTgttttaatatatcttagtataggGTTTGATTTTGATTGGGTATGTGTTTCAACATATGTGGGTAATGACCCTAAAAGTTCTAATTTTTGTTATGCGGCTAAGATTTGTACAGGTTTTACACTCGAGTTTTAAGATGGCGACTTCCATTTATTTGTTGTATCGGATATGTCGGGTTCCTCACAAACCTAATATATCCCGAAAGAATATCAGGTTCCTCATAAACGCTTATTTTCATAACccccccataaaccctaatttattcATTTGTTCGCCATTGAGCTTAATCATTAACTGATTGAATTTATTTGTCAAATTTATAGTTTAGTTATTTATAACTTTTCTTGGGTTGGTGTGTATGATGCAATGACAGTGCTTTTGACAATATTTCTCTCAAATCAACTAAATTCATCAGATCTTTGGTTCATCTCATGTaattttttatctttatttttgttTATATTGAGAATTTATTTATATTGATAGTTGATTTTTCTTTGATATAATTTATGATTTTGATTGCAGGGACTATGTAATGTATCATTTTGGTTATGGTTTTGTTTTGCCTCAATGCTTCAAATAGTGTCATTAACTTCAATTTTGGAAGGCAAGATCTGTAACTTCAATTATTTGCTTTTTTCCTTCCACAATTTGATGAAATTAAACtttgtaattatattttatttgTTTGTAGCTAATGATTATTTTTGATTTTTTGGTTTCGTGTTTGCATTTGTTAGACTCACGGGTTTGATTATGATGCAATTAAATTTGAAGATGTTCTTCAAATGGAAGTAGTTGTCTAATTTTGTTACGTTATGATGCTAATAATTTTTTTGTACTATCAAATCTGTTACCTTATGATTGTAATTTGATAAGAAATACGTCGAAGTTTGAAATCTTTAAAGTTTATAGTTTACCATAAAACATTTGGCAACAAAATTGAAAGTAGACTTTTTGGCCATATAGAGTAACTGAATCTGTAAATGTGTTCCGCCTATCTGATAATGTCATATGTTTCTATACATCATATTGAATTGTCATCTATTATAATTGGTGCTATACATCATTTTAGATAATGATCCTGCTAATTTGATTCTTAATCGTCATGCAGTTCAAGTCTAATGTTTAGCAAAATTATAATGCAATGGCATTCTGGCAAGGAAGAAGCATATGTTGTGGTTATAGGAAGTCGTCTTGGTGGACTATGTTATGCAAGATTCTTGGCAATATGGTAAGGATGTTATAATTGATGGGTTATGAATTGTGGTGTTGTTTTATGTTAATGTGTTTTTGATAGTTGACTTTGAAAGTTGTGATTGTGATGACCGTTGAAAAAAAAAGATTATGCTAATATAAAATCAATTTCAAATCGTGTTCAGTGTGTATAGGGttccttcattttttttttttttttggtttaagTTCTTTCACGTTTTGTGTTAAAATTTCGACATTTTGTGCTAAAGTTTGTTTGTTTGCTTTGTTTAGATTTCATGTTTTGTGTCATGGTTCTTAAATGCTTCATCAATTTTTTTTTACTTAGCAACTACAATCCATCAACTCTTTCACCTTTGAATCtcattagtgaaatgtcccgttcttattgattaaaaacgttccatattaattgatttcgttgcgaggttttgacctctatatgagacgtttttcaaagaatgcattcattttaaaacaaaccataacctttatttcatcaataaaggtttaaaaagctttacgtagattatcaaataatgataatctaaaatatactgtttacacacgaccattacataatggtttacaatagaaatatattacatcgacatatgtttcttgaatgcagtttttacataatatcatacaaacatggactccaaatcttgtccttattttagtatgcaacagcggaagctcttaattttcacctgagaataaacatgctttaaacgtcaacaaaaatgttggtgagttataggtttaacccatatattatcaaatcataataatagaccacaagatttcatatttcaatacacatcccatacatagagataaaaatcattcatatggtgaacacctggtaaccgacattaacaaaatgcatatataagaatatccccatcatttcgggacacccttcggatatgatataaatttcgaagtactaaagcatccggtactttggatggggtttgttaggctcaatagatctatctttaggattcgcgtcatttagggtgtctgttccctaattcttagattaccagacttaataaaaaggggcatattcgatttcgataattcaaccatagaatgtagtttcacgtacttgtgtctattttgtaaatcatttataaaacctgcatgtattctcattccaaaaatattagattttaaaagtgggactataactcactttcacagatttttacttcgtcgggaagtaagacttggccactggttgattcacgaacctataacaatatatacatatatatcaaagtatgttcaaaatatatttacaacacttttaatatattttgatgttttaagtttattaagtcagttgtcctcgttagtaacctacaactagttgtccacagttagatgtacagaaataaatcgataaatattatcttgaatcaatccacgacccagtgtatacgtatctcagtattgatcacaactcaaactatatatattttggaatcaacctcaaccctgtatagctaactccaacattcacatatagagtgtctatggttgttccgaaatatatatagatgtgtcgacatgataggtcgaaacattgtatacgtgtctatg
This genomic interval carries:
- the LOC139897245 gene encoding uncharacterized protein, giving the protein MSIGELASTYACLILSDDGIPITAEKIATILKAANVECESYWPSLFAKLAEKKNIEDLIVNVGAGGGGGGAPAVAAPAATGGAAAAVPAAEEKKEEPKEESDDDMGFSLFD